The Clostridiales bacterium region ACTTATACCAGCCCATACCGCGTTCCGCCATGATAAATAACACCTCGCAATAATTTTTTGCTGAAATAAGTTTACAACACGAATATAATAAAGTCAAGTACTTTGTAGAATTTTGTTGAAATAAGGGAAAAGGGATTAGGGCACAGGGGTCAGGGATCGACCCCTACGGGGTGATTATAGGAAGTAAGAGCCGAACGCCTGTCATTCCGAGGGTGGCAAGCCTTCCCCAATTGGGGAAGGTGGCGGCGACGAAGGAGCCGACGGATGAGGGCTCTCTCTTGAAGTGGCTTGTCTACAATACAAGCAATAAAGAACTCTATCGATTTAGCTAAGTAAAACAAAAAACACAGATAACAGCCAATTAGAACCTGCGACCATTATCCGTGTTTTAATTTCGATACAACTCTATTGTAAACATTATCCGCGGTGAGATTTCTCGCTTTCGCTCGAAATGACAAGTATTATTGCGTAGGACATTATCTATTAGAGTTTACCTTTAATTCTTAATTCTTAATTCTTAATTATTCATAGTCCGCGACTTGACGCAAATGTAACGTGAACGAATTAGCGCTTCCCACGGTCACGCCGCAGCAGACAAGCGCCGCGCCCGAAAACGTTTTATTCATTTCGCGAACGTGATAGAGGTTATGCTCGTCGATACCCGTCAAAAAGACCTTATGCACGCCGCCGTCGGTCGGCACGCACACGACGTAAGCCTTGCTCTTGTCCTTGCTGACAAACGTCATGCTCTTGCCGCCCGTCATGCCCGCGCGGTAAAGATCGCCGAACAGCGCGGTGGGCGCGTCGTCCTGATACGAAAACACCTGTGCGCGGATAGCGCGCTTAACGCCGTCGCTCAGTTCGAGCGGGTCGAGCTCGTACCCGAGCCGCCCTACCGACGCCGCGTCGAACTCCGTTTTGAGCGCGCCGCTCTCCACCGCTTCCGCCGTTACGACGGTGCGCATGAGCGCGGTGGGATAGCACAGCGTTTCCGCATACCTTAGCTTGCGCGGCACTACGCCCCATTCTATTGTAAGCTCGGGGCTAAGCTTGCTCGCTTCGTTACGGAACTCGCACATAGCCTGTGCGCCGAAGTCGTCGCCCATCCACGGCAGATCAATCAGCGCGTACTCGAACGCGTAGCCTTGCATAAGCGCAGTAAATGCGCTCATGAACTTTTTCAAATCGACTACTTTATACTTGCCGTCCGCCGTCCGTTCGGTATAACCCTCGCCGAACGCCGCACTGCCTTTTTCTATATTATAAGGATTAATTCGCACGCCCGCTTTGATGCCTATGTCGTGGCAAGCCGCCGTCACCTTGTCGAGCGAAGACCTACTCACCTTGCCTATATCGACGGCGAACACGTCGCATCCCAGCTCCAACGCGACTTCCGCCGCGGCGCAAAGTTTCTTTTCGGGCGAGGTCGCGAACATAACGGTAGGCGGTCTGCGGTCGACGGTTTTACCCGTCATGAACTCGCGCACTACGTCGTGGAAAACGCGCGACATCCCGCCAAGCCCACGATCGGAATACACGAGCAGAACCTCGGGAAGCTCCACGCTTTCGCCCGCGCCGAGCTTGACCTTTTTAACGGTCGGCGCGCAAGTGACGGTCATGCCGTTTTCGGTTTGCTCCGCGCCGATCGCACCGTTGCCGAAAACCGATAAAAACCCGTACGCGTCGCTGTGGTTGCCGTCTGCGCCACGCGACAACAGCGCCGCGAAATTGCTCAGTCCGTTATTCGCGCCGTTCGGCGTGGACTCGCCTTTCACGATATTCCCGTCGCGACCGACGGCGACGACCTCGAACGGCTCGGGCAGTTCGAACAGTGTACGCTCGCAATCGAGCGATACCGCCTTTTCGCCGTTATTAACGACCCTGACTCTTCGCGTAAATCCGCCGCGCGAGTACGGAGTAACGAATATCTCGGCTTTAAGCTTCTTGTCCGCGTCCTCTAACTCGATAACGAGCGTCTTGCCGCCGACGAGCGTGGGAAGCGTGCCGTGCGGCTTGTCGGGCAGGACCTCGGCGCGAACGAACGTAAAATCGCCGCCGCGCACGCCTTCGCTTTCGGGGCGAACGCCGAGGAGCGCGCAAACGTCGTCCTCGAACTCCACGCGCTTACCGAAATACACGCGCCTGAGCGTTTTATCCTCGGCGACCTTAAAAACGCAGCACGCTTCGCCCGCCGTGAGGTATAGAATACCGTTCTCGATTTTTATCATGTGCCTGACCCTGAAATGTCGTTAGAATAGTTTTGCGGTGACGTCCAAAAACAGTTTTTGCGGAAGCACGTGGCGCAGGAAGTTAAGCGCCTTGTACTTGAACCCGATTATGTACAGCGGCTTTTTGCATTTGACCGCGCACTTGTAAATCTTTTTCGCGGCGGGCTTTAACGCCATGCGCTTGTTCTCCCTGCCGTCGATTTTCTGCGCCGAGAGCACGGGCGCGTCGCCGTAGCGTTCGCCGCCGTTGGAGTACTTGACGCGGTTTTTTGTAAACGAGGTTTTTATATCGCCCGGGCAAATCGAGCTTACGCGAATGCCCGAGTTTTTGAGCTCCATGTACAGCCCGAACGCCGCCATGTTGATTGCAGCCTTGCTCGCGCAGTAAGTAGCGCGGTACGGAAGCGCGAACAGCGCGCACGCCGACGATATGAACACGACCTTGCCGCCGCGCGTCATGCCTTTGAGCGCAACGCGCGCGAGGTTGAGCGCGCCCGTAAAATTGAGGTCGATCTGCTTTTGCACTTCGTCGAGCGGAAGAAGCTCGGTCGCGCCCGACAGCCCGCCGCCCGCGTTGGCTATAACCGTATCGATACGCCCGTACTTATTTATTATGCCGTCGACGACGCGAACGACCTCGGCAAAATCGGTCACGTCGACCGCGATATCGCCGTCCGCGGGATCGGCGGTACGCGCAAGCCCGATCACGGTATCGCCCGCCGCACGGTACAACGCTTTAAGCTCTTTGCCTATCCCGCTCGTCGTGCCCGATATGAGAATTATTTTTTGCGTCGCTTCTTTCACGATTATAATTGATAACCGACTAACCTATCACTCTATTGAGCGCGGCGAGGAACTCGGGCTCGGTCTTGTAGCCCTCGGCGAGAAGCGCTTCGTTGTAGAGCACTGTCACCACGTCGGCGAACCGCTCGTCGGTGGCGGTTTCGAGACCTAGGATCACGGGGTGGTCGAGATTGACTTGGAGCACGCGCTCCGCCTTGATCGCGCCGCCCATAGCCTGCATTACGCGTTCCATTTCGAGCGACACTTCGCCAGTTGCCGCAAGACACACGGGGTAAGATTTAAGCTTGTCGGTCGCAGTGACCTTGGCTTTGTCGCCCAGTTGTTTCTGTATACGGTCGAGCAGTTTTTCGTGTTCTTTATTCTTTGTCTTTTTGGGTTTTACGTCAGACGACGCGACGTTCTCGAACTTGTGCCCGTCGTAGCTTTCGAGCATACGCGCGACGAACTCGTCCACCGCGTCGGTGAAGTACAGTACGTCCTTGCCCTTTTCGCGCGCGCCCTCCAACTGCGGAAGCATGGAGATCTTGTCCGTCGTTTCGCCGCAGGCGTAAAGAATTGGTGCGGACTTATCGAGCTTTTCGCAGTATTCGGCGAAGGTGATAAGCTTCTTTTGTGCGTCGGAGTAGTAGAGCAAAAGGTCTTTTAGCTTGTCCTTGTCCGCGCCGTAGTTGTCGTACGCGCCGAACTTGATCGCCTTGCCGAACGCGTTGAACAGCTTTTCGTACTTTTCGCGGTCGTTCTTCAAAAGCTTGTCGAACTCAGCCAGAATCTTCTTTTCGAGCCCGTTCGCGATCGCGACGAGCCGACGGTCGTGCTGCAAGGTCTCGCGCGAAATATTGAGCGCGAGGTCTGGCGTGTCCACCACGCCGCGAATGAACCCGAGGTATTCGGGCACGAGCTTTTCGCACTTGTCCATTACGAGCACGCCGTTGCAGTACAGCGACAGTCCACGCTTGTAGTCCTTGGTGTAGTAGTCGTAGGCAGGCTCGCTCGGCACGAACAAAAGCGCCGTGTAGTCGATCGCGCCCTCGACGCGCGTCGAGATATTAAAGAGCGGCGCGTGATAGTCGCGGTAGGTATGCTTGTAGAACTCGTCGAGCTCGCCTTCTTTGATCTCTGATTTGAGCTTTTTCCACACGGGCGTCATCGAGTTGAGCGTGGTGAGCTCGCTCACTTTCGCCCCGCCCTCGACGGGCTTGTCCTGGAGCATTTTTATGGGATAGCGGATATAGTCGGAGTATTTCTTTACGAGCGAGGAAATGCGGTAGGCTTCGAGGAACTCTGAATACCTGTCCTCGTCGCCGTCGGCTTTGAGCGTGAGAATGACGTCGGTGCCGTAATCGGCGCGCGTAGCTTCTTCGATGTCGAAGCCTTCTACGCCGTCGCTCGTCCACTTATACGCCTTGTCCGCGCCCACCTTTTTGCTTATGACGGTAACGCGCTCGGCGACCATGAACGCCGAGTAAAAGCCAACGCCGAACTGACCGATGAGCTGCTCGTCGGTCTTGCCCTGTTCTTTTTTGAACTGCTCGGTGCCGCTCGCCGCGATCACGCCGAGGCTGTTCTCCAAGTCCTTGTCGTCCATGCCCACGCCGTTATCGGTAACGGTGAGAGTGCGCGCCGATTTGTCGAGCGAAAGCTCGATAGCGAAATCGGCTGACAGCGTGCTGTCGGTAAGCGACATGAACCTGCGCTTATCGAGCGCGTCCGACGCGTTGGAAATGAGCTCGCGTAAAAATATTTCGCGGTTGACGTAAATGGAGTTTACGACGAGATCGAGTAGTTTTTTAGATTGTGCCTTGAATTCTTTCATGATTGATCACCTCGTGCAAAATAGCAATGAAAAAGCACGGATCAAAAATACAATTAAACCCGTGCAAAAATTACTTTATATATACTACCTAGGGAAGCCCTTGCCGATAACCTCGTTTACGCTTATCATGTAGGCGAATGTATTGGGGTACTTGGCGAGTATCTTATTGAAATCGCCGAGCTGGCGCTTGCTGATAATGCAGATAAGCACGTGCCGCTCGTTGTGCTGATACATACCGACGGCGGGCAGGTTCGTAACGCTGCGGTGAAGCTTTTCGATTATCTCCGCGCTGATTTCTTCGGGGTTGTCGGTGACGATCTCGTACTTGATCGCCGTCTTGAAGCCGGTCAGTATCTTGTCGCCGACGAGCGCGTGCGCGAACTCCTCGGTGAGCGACAGCATGACGGGGTTGACGAACGCCATCGCCGCCCAATCGTCGGTGTAAACGAACATTGACGCGAAAATAATGACCGCATCGACGAGATACACGAACCAAGAAATATTAGTTGCTTTAAACTTCTTTTGCAGGAGCATGGCTACTATATCGCTACCGCCCGTCGAACCGCCTACGCGGATAATGAGCGCGAACCCGAATCCGCCGAGCACGCCCGCCGCGATCGCCGCAAAGAACGGGTTGAGATCGCTCGTAAAGGCGTACAGGGGCAAGCTGTCTTTGAAATAGTCCATGAGTACCATGAAGATAGCCGAAATGGCAATGGCGATGCCCGAAATGATCGTGCAGCGCTTGTTAATGAAGATAAAGCACAATACGAGCAGCGGCGCGTTGATAATGAGCGTCGTCCAGCCCGCCGAGAAGCCCGTTTTGTTGTATATCATAACGGCGATACCCGAAACGCCGCTCGTCGCGAAGTTGTACGGCGCGACGAACATATGTACTACGACGGCGCGGATAGTACCGCTCAGTAGCATGATGAGCGGCACGACAAGCCAGTTATATAATCTTTTTTTGACCTTGGGGGTTAAAGCCATAGCTATATCCTTTATGCTAAATCATATAGTATTGTGCAAAAATTATTGTATCAAATTAAGTGTAAATAATCAAGCATTTTCCCCCTACTTCTTTGAAAAGAAGTAGGCAAGAAACCTACTTTCTTTTTCGAAAGAAAGTAGGCAAAGAAAACTTACGTTGTATATAAAATAATTCTTCGTTTATTTCACCCGAATAATTTCGCTACGTTATCTATTTCTCGACGCCACTTCCGTCCTGCACTGCAAGCAAAAATGCTTGCTTGCAATAGCATTTTTGCGCCGTAGGGCACGCCCGCGCGTAGCGTGGGCGTATTCTGAGCGATAGCGAAGAATCTCATCATTACAAAAGATAACGGCTGCCGCATAACGCAACAGCCTTTACTCTTGTATTGATTTTTTTCTTATGCGACGGTCTTAGCAGCGATGAGCGTTACGCCGTCCTTGCCTTCGACCTTCGCATTGCCGCACCAGGTCGTGCCCCAGTCGTCGGGAATGCTCGTCATGTCGGACAAGACTATGGTCTGGTCTTTCGTCCAGCCCGCGAACGACTGATCGGCTACTAGCGCAACGGTGCCGGGTATCGTGATCTTCGTTATACCCGTGCAGCCTGCGAATGCGCGCTGACCGATCGAGCTGCAATTCGCGCCCTCGAACGTTACCGTTTTAAGCGCCGCGCAGTTCTCGAACGCGCCGTAATCGATAAGCTTAACGGTGGCGGGAACGGTTATGCTCGTTATGCCGGAGCCCCTGAACGCGCCGTAACCTATCTCGGTCGCGCCCGCGGGTATCACTACCGATTTAAGCGCCGTACAGCCCGCAAACGCGTACCTGCCGATATTTCTGACGTTGGTGAAGTCGAGCGTATCGAGCGCCGTGCAGCCGTTAAACGCGTTCCTGTTGATGAACGCTATCCTGCTTCCCCAGTCGACCGATTTGAGCTTGACGCAGCCCTCGAACGGACCGGAGGTCGCGGTGTCGTAACTGGCTACGCCTATCGTGATCGGCGCGGTTTTGCCCGCCTCGAAGTCGGTAGCGAACGTTACCGAAGTGAGCTCGCCCGCGAACGCGAACTGGTGATTGCTAAGTGCGGTTACGCCCTTGGGCACGGTGATCGATTTAAGCCCGCTGTTCTTGAACACGTACGCGCCTATCTCGTCGAGCCTGCTGCCTGCGGCAAAGGTGACGGTAGTAAGAGCGGTGCAGTCCTCGAACAGGTTGTCGCTGAGCTCGTACAGCCCCGCGGGGATCGTGATCGTGGCAAGCGTCTTGCAGCCCTTGAACGCGCCCGCGCCGAGCGTCAACAGTCCTTCGGGAAGGACTATCGTCTTTAAGCTCGTGCAGCCCTCGAACGCGCCGACTTCTATCGCCGTTACCGTGCTCGGTATGGTGAGGGTCGTGAGCGCGGTGCAGTCCTTAAAGGCGTACGCGCCTATCGTGGTAAGCCCTTCGTGAAGGGTGACCGTAGTAAGGTCGGCGCTGCCCTCGAACAACTTCGCGGGAAGCTGTTTATACTTGGCGGGAATATCGATGCTTACAAGCTTGGACTTAGCGAACGCGCTGTCGTTGATAACGGTAGTTTCGTCGTCCAGAGTGAACGTGGTCGCGGTGGACAGGCTCGATACCAGATTCGCCTTGCCGCCGTTATAGATAGCGCCGTTGTCGTAGGTGTAATAGGTATTGCCGTTAAGGTTGAAGTTAGCGGAAGAAATGCCCGTGCAGCCGCTGAACGGATTGCCCTCGATACTCGCAAGCGACGCGGGAAGCGATACCGCATTAAGCGAAGCGCAGCCGTCGAACGCGCCGTTGCCGAGCGTGAGCAAGCCCTCGCCGATATTAAGCGAAGTAAGCTTAGTGCCCGCGAACGTGCGCTCGCCTATGCGCTGAACGCCCGTCGGCATGACGAGCTCGGCGAGATTACCGCAGCCGTCGAACAAGCCGTCTGCAAGCTGATTGATAGCGCGCCATCCGCCCGTGAACGTGACCTTGGCAAGCGACGCACAATCGGCGAACGCTCTCTCGCCCACGTTTTCGAGCGTGTCGTACGGCAAGGAGATCTCGATAAGCGCCGTGCCCGCAAACGCTTCGCCGCCGAGCGCGGTGAGCTTATCGGAAACCGTGAACGCGCTTACAGCAGTATTCTTGAACGCGGCATTACCGATAGACGAAATATTCTCGGTATTGACGATCGTCGCAAGCTTGTCGCAGCCCTCGAACGCACGCGCGTTTATTGTGGCGTTGCGACCGCCGAAGTCGACGGTTTTAAGATTCGTTTTGCCCGAGAAAATGCCGGGCGCGGCGTTAGAATAAGTAGCGTTGATCTCTATATCCTTGCCTGCCGCGAATTTAAGCGTAGTGAACGCCGTGCAGTCGACGAACGTACCCGCGTAAAGCTTTTCTACGTTTGCGCCGACGGTAAACTCTACGAGCTTGGTGCAGCCTACGAATACGTTGCCGTACTGCGACGGGGAAGCTACCACGCCGATCGAGGTAACGTTTTCGGCGTTTATAACGCTTTCGAGGTTAGGCGTGTTGTAGAACAAGTAAGGTTTGAGCTCGGTCGTGCGCCCGCCGAGGTCGACGGTTTTAAGCTTAACGCAGTTACCGAAAATCGACGAAATGGATGTCGACATATTGGCGATCGCAAGATTTGCGATATTGTGCTCGAATACCACTTCTTCGAGGTTAGCGCAGTCCAAGAACGCACCTGCGGCTATACTTGTAACGGTCGACGGGATAGTGACCTTTTTAATCGCCGTACCGCGGAACATATTAGTGCCGATGTAGGTCGCCGAAGATAAGTCTATCGAAGCGAGCGACGAGCAACCGTCGAACACACTCGTAGTAGTTGCGCTCGACCAAGTCGTAATATGGTCTAACCCGTTTACGGTGGTAAGCGAAGTGCAGCCCATAAACATATACGTATCCAACGACGTTACCCCTGCGGGTATTGTAATCGAAACGAGATCTTTACAATTCCTGAACGCAGTCGTACGGATTCGAGTAGCGTTTTCTATACCCTTTACTTCTTTGAGCGGAATATAATAGTCGGCGCCGTTGGGCGAGGAGAATAAGAATCTTTGAATAATCACGCTCCTACCGCCGAAATCGACCGATTCGAGCGATACGCACTTATTAAACTGACTATTCCCTTCGGATTTGGGATCGGTAAGCGTCAAAGTACCCGTGCCGCTATTGAACTTTACCGTTTTAAGCGCGGAACATTCGTTGAAAGCCTTAATGCCGAGTGTCATAAGGGTTCCGGGCAAAACGACGGAAGTCAAAGCCGTGCAGCCCGTAAACGCGCTCTCGCCTATCGAGGTGAGATTTTCGGGCAATACTATGGTGGTAAGCGCCGTGCAGTCCGCGAACGCATACGCGCCTATCGATTGGAGCGCGCTGCTCTCCTCGAACACAATGGTTTTAAGTTGCTTATCGCCCGCGAACGCATACGCGCCTATCGATGTCACAGTGGCGGGAACGGTGTAAGTGGTTGGATCGGCGCCCGGAACGTACCACGACAGCACGCCGTTTTTGATTATAGTATTCACGGTATACGGCTCGGGATTGCCGTCGTCACCGTAAACCATAACGCCGCTGCTCGCCGCGCGGCAACCCATATCGCCGAACTGAGAAACGAACTCCTTGGGCAAAGTAATCGTGTCGAACGAAACGTTTAAGAATGCGTCGTCATCGATAAATTCGACGGTTTCGGGCAGAACCAAATTCTTTAAGCTCGTGCAACCGGAGAAAGCACCCTCACCTATTTCTTCCACTCCGGGCATTTCCACACTTGACAAATTGGTGCAATTCGCAAAAGTCTCATATTCTATGCTTGTGATTCCGACAGGCAGCGAAATGCTCGATATTTTTGTTTCGGCAAACGCGCTTTCGCCGATATAATGCAACTCATCGCCTAATATTACTGTTTCAAGGTTAGTGCATTCCGCGAAAGCCCAATCGCCGATATACGTGACCCTGTTGGATAACGTTACGCTCTGTATCGCTGTGTTACCTTCAAACATAGAATCGTCGATTTCGATTTCCTCGCAGCTCGCGTCACCCTCGATAATCAAGGAAGTAAATTTCTTAGCCTGTGCGAATGCGGTAGAAGCAATCGTATCCACGCCTGCGCCGATACGCACCTCGCCCGGTTTTCCCGCGGGGATATAGAGCATTAACGACTTGCCCTTGGTGTAAAGAATGCCGTTTTGGCTCTCGTAGAACTTGCCGCCTTCCTCAACGGTAATGCTTTCC contains the following coding sequences:
- a CDS encoding alpha-galactosidase → MIKIENGILYLTAGEACCVFKVAEDKTLRRVYFGKRVEFEDDVCALLGVRPESEGVRGGDFTFVRAEVLPDKPHGTLPTLVGGKTLVIELEDADKKLKAEIFVTPYSRGGFTRRVRVVNNGEKAVSLDCERTLFELPEPFEVVAVGRDGNIVKGESTPNGANNGLSNFAALLSRGADGNHSDAYGFLSVFGNGAIGAEQTENGMTVTCAPTVKKVKLGAGESVELPEVLLVYSDRGLGGMSRVFHDVVREFMTGKTVDRRPPTVMFATSPEKKLCAAAEVALELGCDVFAVDIGKVSRSSLDKVTAACHDIGIKAGVRINPYNIEKGSAAFGEGYTERTADGKYKVVDLKKFMSAFTALMQGYAFEYALIDLPWMGDDFGAQAMCEFRNEASKLSPELTIEWGVVPRKLRYAETLCYPTALMRTVVTAEAVESGALKTEFDAASVGRLGYELDPLELSDGVKRAIRAQVFSYQDDAPTALFGDLYRAGMTGGKSMTFVSKDKSKAYVVCVPTDGGVHKVFLTGIDEHNLYHVREMNKTFSGAALVCCGVTVGSANSFTLHLRQVADYE
- a CDS encoding SDR family NAD(P)-dependent oxidoreductase; its protein translation is MKEATQKIILISGTTSGIGKELKALYRAAGDTVIGLARTADPADGDIAVDVTDFAEVVRVVDGIINKYGRIDTVIANAGGGLSGATELLPLDEVQKQIDLNFTGALNLARVALKGMTRGGKVVFISSACALFALPYRATYCASKAAINMAAFGLYMELKNSGIRVSSICPGDIKTSFTKNRVKYSNGGERYGDAPVLSAQKIDGRENKRMALKPAAKKIYKCAVKCKKPLYIIGFKYKALNFLRHVLPQKLFLDVTAKLF
- the htpG gene encoding molecular chaperone HtpG → MKEFKAQSKKLLDLVVNSIYVNREIFLRELISNASDALDKRRFMSLTDSTLSADFAIELSLDKSARTLTVTDNGVGMDDKDLENSLGVIAASGTEQFKKEQGKTDEQLIGQFGVGFYSAFMVAERVTVISKKVGADKAYKWTSDGVEGFDIEEATRADYGTDVILTLKADGDEDRYSEFLEAYRISSLVKKYSDYIRYPIKMLQDKPVEGGAKVSELTTLNSMTPVWKKLKSEIKEGELDEFYKHTYRDYHAPLFNISTRVEGAIDYTALLFVPSEPAYDYYTKDYKRGLSLYCNGVLVMDKCEKLVPEYLGFIRGVVDTPDLALNISRETLQHDRRLVAIANGLEKKILAEFDKLLKNDREKYEKLFNAFGKAIKFGAYDNYGADKDKLKDLLLYYSDAQKKLITFAEYCEKLDKSAPILYACGETTDKISMLPQLEGAREKGKDVLYFTDAVDEFVARMLESYDGHKFENVASSDVKPKKTKNKEHEKLLDRIQKQLGDKAKVTATDKLKSYPVCLAATGEVSLEMERVMQAMGGAIKAERVLQVNLDHPVILGLETATDERFADVVTVLYNEALLAEGYKTEPEFLAALNRVIG
- a CDS encoding YitT family protein — protein: MALTPKVKKRLYNWLVVPLIMLLSGTIRAVVVHMFVAPYNFATSGVSGIAVMIYNKTGFSAGWTTLIINAPLLVLCFIFINKRCTIISGIAIAISAIFMVLMDYFKDSLPLYAFTSDLNPFFAAIAAGVLGGFGFALIIRVGGSTGGSDIVAMLLQKKFKATNISWFVYLVDAVIIFASMFVYTDDWAAMAFVNPVMLSLTEEFAHALVGDKILTGFKTAIKYEIVTDNPEEISAEIIEKLHRSVTNLPAVGMYQHNERHVLICIISKRQLGDFNKILAKYPNTFAYMISVNEVIGKGFPR
- a CDS encoding leucine-rich repeat protein, producing the protein PVLGVTDYTVKVNGVTVKTITDGKTSTRITLTKAGDNKITVSNANESEEINVYAYTVKFDTQGAAGMSVADKYVAIGDELVLPEPPEASGYEFGGWYNSVGGANGNGQKLDKTTVFNTAGDMMLFANWNHAMYNVTLNYGDGHSESGATTGQGLATYQEDFEFDAIPIPNDARFVFLGWFSSPDGGVQYTDEYGKSMGVWENRYGGVAYARYLRAFDLTAEGNNEYSVICNAAVRSSTLTSITVPKEYDGKLITVVDSYAFRNCINLEVINIPNTVTTIEVDSSAFENCINLKAVNIYNAGNNDAKYSSVGGSLLMKNVGGTGVSLKLVPRGVTGEFTVSAGVTDIPARAFYRTGVTKVNVPAGVQNVYGNAFYDCPNLNTVSFASATGDEKITVAARAFTLCSKLQEVNLPAQLTEFDKGMFYGCTSLANINIDENNANYKSIDGLPVANDGQTLIFFPSGRKTCEFNASIKAIGEGAFIGATGLTEITIKSWITSIAKETFSGCTSLKKVVFEGDDDSSDALTIGNDAFNGCTALTTVVFGTYDAQTEKYVNIPNITKINEKTFFRCTSLKSIVLPDSVTEICANAFQSCTNLRSVDFGNNLNAIRRLAFDGCSSLTAVTFPATLQYINSSAFSNCSMLSKVNFASADSVAEYFTMTINDGVFANCKALTRFDIPTYVDTIGSGVFMGCVNLSNITATGSDYFKVEDGVLYELDSYDNTKYSKLLFYPYSKTGSFVIPDNMPEISEGAFKDNPSLVEIVIPSSVTFIGSEAFSGCTALRKVTFMHGENDELTLAEEYYDYWTEENVVEDSYDIFAHCTKLVSIEMPKCITSIPTGFADGCRSLLSVAIPSSVTSIGEGAFSDCTSLSIVEFEKKGNQSVLKKIGYAAFAGCESLEQISIPGSVTMLEAGAFGQCSSLKSVNFEEGTDPLFTATSAFTSAYGVFGGTVSLKNIVLPERLVNIGRYMFAGSGLETINIPASVRDGYITENVKDPMGFGSYEQTAFKVGIGDYSFDDCTSLTTVTSTAGGTGYLSVDTGAFSGCTALTSVAFPKRLAPMYETTEGAEADNERFELVDDLLNVFIPNYSGELTVFDNAPNLESITVEEGGKFYESQNGILYTKGKSLMLYIPAGKPGEVRIGAGVDTIASTAFAQAKKFTSLIIEGDASCEEIEIDDSMFEGNTAIQSVTLSNRVTYIGDWAFAECTNLETVILGDELHYIGESAFAETKISSISLPVGITSIEYETFANCTNLSSVEMPGVEEIGEGAFSGCTSLKNLVLPETVEFIDDDAFLNVSFDTITLPKEFVSQFGDMGCRAASSGVMVYGDDGNPEPYTVNTIIKNGVLSWYVPGADPTTYTVPATVTSIGAYAFAGDKQLKTIVFEESSALQSIGAYAFADCTALTTIVLPENLTSIGESAFTGCTALTSVVLPGTLMTLGIKAFNECSALKTVKFNSGTGTLTLTDPKSEGNSQFNKCVSLESVDFGGRSVIIQRFLFSSPNGADYYIPLKEVKGIENATRIRTTAFRNCKDLVSITIPAGVTSLDTYMFMGCTSLTTVNGLDHITTWSSATTTSVFDGCSSLASIDLSSATYIGTNMFRGTAIKKVTIPSTVTSIAAGAFLDCANLEEVVFEHNIANLAIANMSTSISSIFGNCVKLKTVDLGGRTTELKPYLFYNTPNLESVINAENVTSIGVVASPSQYGNVFVGCTKLVEFTVGANVEKLYAGTFVDCTAFTTLKFAAGKDIEINATYSNAAPGIFSGKTNLKTVDFGGRNATINARAFEGCDKLATIVNTENISSIGNAAFKNTAVSAFTVSDKLTALGGEAFAGTALIEISLPYDTLENVGERAFADCASLAKVTFTGGWRAINQLADGLFDGCGNLAELVMPTGVQRIGERTFAGTKLTSLNIGEGLLTLGNGAFDGCASLNAVSLPASLASIEGNPFSGCTGISSANFNLNGNTYYTYDNGAIYNGGKANLVSSLSTATTFTLDDETTVINDSAFAKSKLVSIDIPAKYKQLPAKLFEGSADLTTVTLHEGLTTIGAYAFKDCTALTTLTIPSTVTAIEVGAFEGCTSLKTIVLPEGLLTLGAGAFKGCKTLATITIPAGLYELSDNLFEDCTALTTVTFAAGSRLDEIGAYVFKNSGLKSITVPKGVTALSNHQFAFAGELTSVTFATDFEAGKTAPITIGVASYDTATSGPFEGCVKLKSVDWGSRIAFINRNAFNGCTALDTLDFTNVRNIGRYAFAGCTALKSVVIPAGATEIGYGAFRGSGITSITVPATVKLIDYGAFENCAALKTVTFEGANCSSIGQRAFAGCTGITKITIPGTVALVADQSFAGWTKDQTIVLSDMTSIPDDWGTTWCGNAKVEGKDGVTLIAAKTVA